The Mus pahari chromosome 2, PAHARI_EIJ_v1.1, whole genome shotgun sequence genomic interval GTGATAAATGTTTACTCTGTTTACAAAATTGCATGCACCATATGCTTGGTGTCTCTGCTATACAGTATCACGTTAACTTGGCACAAGGTAGAGTTAttttagaagagggaatctcaactgagaaattcaACCACCAGGGCAAGCAcctggtacattttcttgattgatgatttatTTGATATGGAAGAGTTCAGCTCATTGTGGACATTTCCACACCTGGGCTGGTGTTCCTAGATACAATGAGACAGTAGATAGAGGAAGATATATGGAGCATTGTGGTAAACAACACTAGTCAATGGCTTGTCtaacagttcctgcctccaagaccCTGTCTTGAGTTTATTTCCAGCTTCCCTGAATGAAGAACTACAAGCTGTATGGTAAAATAATCCctttctcctcaacttgcttttcattatgctattttatcacagcaagagaaggcCTACCCAAATTGGGACTAGGATATGGGGTttactgtgacagacctgaccatgtgaTTTTTGAAGATTGTAAAAAGGTTtggaaaatgtaagctgtatGATACGTAGAATGCTGATACCTTAGTGAATTATTCTGTGTGGTCTAAGATATAATGCTGAGAGCAGTGGAGAGTATGGACAATTGTCTTAGGAAGATCATGAGGGAAGTTTAAGTGTCCCTTAAAGATTCTATGAGGGTCATTCGTATTTTAAGTTAAGAACCATTAAAGTGAATCCTTCGCCTTTCTGGAATAATTAAAAACTTCTGAAAAGTGTTTTCTTGGGTTCAGCACAGAGACATGCTGGTTCAGGTACAGTTGAGGCTACAACTCCTGCTCAAATTGAAGTTGATAGCTTAAGATTCTCTCAGATTGTACTGGTTCTGAAGGTAGGAAGGGATCAGGGAGTGATGCCATAGCTTGTCACATTACAGCTGGGTTAGATAGAGTCCCTAAAGACAGCCAAGAAGAGACTATCAATGAAGCTTCAGCTCACTTGAAGTACAAATCCACGAGATCTGAGATGTCAATATCACAGTACATCTACCAagggcagcagcagctgctgtggAGTGAGGCCAGTTTAAGTCTAgcagacaagctgtgtgtgctgtggaaggctttcccagcactgtggaggagcccagaagattgctagtgagttccagaaacGTTACTCAGTTTGACACTAGTGGGCTTTGTTGAATTTGATTGGGACTGTGCCCCGTTTCTTCCTTttggaaacaagaaaatatttaagttattGTTTATGTTACAGGGGCCTAGAATTAAGAGACTTTGTACTTTTAAATGGATTTTGTAGTTTTATGGAGACTTTGGAGTTTTACAGAAATGTTGAAAATGTAAGAGAACCAGGATGTTCTAGAGACCGAAAATTTTGGAGAGGCTTTGCATGTTGGGCGAGATTTGAAGATTTAGGGGGAGATTAAGCTTTTAAAGTATATTGAATTTTTATCTTGAAATCTTGCTATTACTATGATATCTTGAGAACAAAAGGAGACAAGTTCACAGTGTAACAGTGGTGTGGTTTTGTGTCCACCTGACAAGAGGACAGCTTTTCCtgctattttggtttctttgtttctttgttttgttttgttttggtttggtttggtttgtttggttttggtttgtttgtttgtttgtttgttttgacacacAGTAAATCATTGATAAAGAGGTAAGGTAATGTCAGTTCAGATAATTCCCCTACAAGATTGATATGTGAGCATATTTGTGGTGAATTTAGATTGGTTATCTATGTGATAAGGCCCAGCTTAGTGTGAGTATAGGCCCCAGGCTGGTAGTTCCTTAAGAATACAGACAAGGAAGCTGTGAAGCAAAAAGTCAGTAAATAGTACTTTTCTATGATtgtgcatcagttcctgcctatAGGTCTCTACCTTAAGTTCTTCCCCCAACTACCCTGGATGATGTATTATTAGCAGTAACAAGCAATAAAGGCTTTCCCACCCAGCATgggtttggtcatggtgttttactaAGTTAGTGTCTAATCAAAAAACTGTAAGAATTCTACAGCATATACAGCACATTGATGAATATAAACTTGTAGTTGGCATATCAGGAATCTAAAAAAGTATGAACCCTCAgttttcaaaagaggaaatgtACACTCCTTAGAGCCTATCTTTCGAGACTCAGTTGTGCCATTTTGCTTTAATTCTGTAATAAGAGATAATCCCAATTCTTTGAATTGTGCTTCTATTTATCCCAGACTTCACATCATGAAGGAAGTTGAAGTAAGCTCCTGCAGACGTGTCCATTTTGTCCTTCTATTGGAGGCAGTTCTAGATTAAGTTTAGAAACATGGAAGATGAAGTTAGAGTATCACTCAAAGACTGAATTTTCCACACAAGTGCTCTAGAGAGGACTTCTCTTCAATGTTCTGCTGCCttgtaatttacttattttttttatattctgtttcAAACAGTGATGGAGCTGACCAGTAACTATGTATTGCCCTTTCCCTCCCAGAGCACAAACATAAGGCACTGCATGGGAGAACCAGCAGGTGAAATATCTGCAGAGACCATCTTGTGCTGGAACACTGCCATGCTTGGTGTGTAAACAGCATGCTCTTACATACCTAGTGCCCACCTGACACAGGATCATGGCTGTGTATGTGTTCAGGAGGAGGTGACTGGAGCTCAGCCTCAGAGTATTCTGGGTCATAATTGGTTAAAATGGCAGATTGTGGGAGGAAGAGTAAACATCTGGATTCAAAGATCACAATTCCCGACATTTGATGCATGAATATATTAAGAAATTTGATTTTTACATAATATTAAGTAATGATAGACACAAATTGAATAAGAGCATACCCATTCCACAGGAATTCTTTTATTGGGAAGAACTGGTTTCTTTCACACAATCCACCTCATTCAAACTCACCCAAAATAGTAAAACTGCCTGTAATGTTGCTGGCAGTGCAGATGTTGTGGATGAACCCCAAGTAAGATGCTATTCCTGCTCCAGGAAAACCTACATAtgctaaataagaaaagaaataatctaTGATGTGTGAAGTATTTAATGTTGAAAGAGCTCATGCACTGACACAGCCACCATAGAACATAGGATCCATCCATGGCTCAGCTGAGACAAGTGAGAGCGTGGGTGTGGTCTGTGGGGTGTAGGGTGGAGACAAGGTTTTCAGTAAAATGTGGTGAGGGGAGCAGAGTTGCCAAGGGGTGATGAGTGAGATTCTATTCTTTTCTCCTCAACCACTGTTCTTGCATATGATGAATAAGAACAGCAGATTTCATACTCACTCTAACATAAAGAACACCTTTTTCTTGGAAATTGGCATTGGGATCTCAGGCAacagcttccttcttctctttcacaTCCGAAAGTTCATTCGTGGGCACAGGCCCAGACTCACTGACCTGCCCATTGGTCTCTTATCCCTTATCCACCTACTGATGCTACTGGTCATGGCGTTCATAGCcacagacatttttatttcttggagGGAATGGGATGACATCATATGTAAATTCCTTGTGTACCTGTACAGAGTTTTGAGGGGTCTCTCCCTTTGTACCATCAGCATGTTGAGTGTCCTCCAGGCCATAATCCTCAGTCCCAGAAGCTCCTGTTTAGCAAAGTTCAAGCACAAATCTCACCATCACATCTCACGTGGCATTATTTTCCTGAGTGTCCTCTATATGTTAATTAGCAGTCACATCTTGTTATCCATCATTGCCACCCCAAATTTGACCAGGAATGACTTTCTTTATGTTACTCAATCCTGCTCTATTCTACCCTTGAGTTACCTCATGCAAAGCATGTATTCTAcactgctggccctcagggaatTCTTTCTTATTAGTCTCATGGTCCTCTCAACTTTGTACATGGTAGTCCTCTTGTGCAGGCACAGGAAACAGGCCCAGAATCTTCAAGGTACCAGTCTTTCCCTCAAAGCATCTGCAGAGCAAAGGGCCACCCAGACCATCCTAATGCTTATGACCTTCTTTGTGCTGATGTCCATCTTTGACAGCATTGTCTCCTGCTCAAGAACTATGTTCCTGGATGATCCAACATCTTACTCTATCCATATCTTTGTGATGCACATCTATACCACAGTGAGCCCTTTTGTGTTTATAAGCACTGAAAAACAGATAGTTAATATTTTGAGAGGGTGATAAATGTTTGAATCTTCACTGATGGGCAAGATTCTTTAAGAAGAGCTAATGAACTGGCATCAGAACTGTCAGTCATGACATGCTGTCTATGTGCTTTGCCCCATGTTAAATATGAAGATGTTTTTCTgttaaaattgatttattttaaccAACATGAGAGTAAACATGTAAAAGAAGATTTAACAACATGCACTTAGAGATATGATAAGGGTGTTTCTAAATTTATGTCAGTTTTTATTTCTCAATGAAAGGATCCCTATGAGGTAGTTCTTGCCCATCTAAGTCTTCAACGTCCCACAATGTTGGTATGTATGTGACCACTTCAAGTATGTTTCACTTTTCTGTTATGAATTTTGATAAATTAGAGAAACATTTCTTACCAAAAGTAGTGCTCTGATCCAAAAAGAAAAGGGATTATATACAGAGCTTTCAAAATAGAATTATGTGCAAAAGGCACATTGTGATTTGTACAGCAATACTAAGAATAACAGGATTTAAAACTCTCagtatttaaaatggaaacaacagTCTAGAATTAACAGGACCTATGACTGAAACAAAACCTCTGCATGGTGTGGCATAGTGGTCAATCTTTAAGTGCAAGGCAATTCCTGCACAGGTTGCTGTGGGATGGAACCCCCAAAACAAGAAATATCCACACCATAGTGGCCAGCTCCCTGGAGGTTCAAGACTCTACCCCACACCTTTCCTTAAACCCTGTTCCTCCTCATTCAGTCTGCACTGTAATTAGCTTCTGGTAAAATCTGTTACATGGGGAAGCATTACTGCTTATTGGGAATTTGGTCAAACTCTACTAAGAAGTTTAATAAGCCAATCAAACATAAGTCACTCTAGATTGCTAAAGCAAGGATACACAGGGTacaaaaaaatctttctaaaaattAACTTGGACCTCAGGTTTTGTATGGATGTCCTCTGGGCTTATTGTTTCTATATAATTAGCAGATTGCTGACTTCAACTTTATTGTCTCACAATTGGTTATTTTCAACAACTATGGAATATAGACAAACCATGAACTTGCTGAGGAAAGTAAAATAACTCAATGACATAAAAGTAAGTTTTATGTGATAACATACTGACTGATTGACTGATAGAGTTTATCAATATAGTTACACATAGACACTCAAAATGCAATGTCATTTTTATGTTCAAGAAAAATGcaacaaattttttatttttgtttgatggACAGACTTTCAATTCAGCAGGGAAACAAGTGTCATACATCTGTGTATTTATGAGATATGTGATGTGTATGAATTCACTAGCACTTATTGAGTAGCTAGAGTTTTCAAATGGCatctttgtatgttttttgtaCTTCCTAATAATAAAGACATATTTTCTTCATACAAATATCACAACATTGTCTCTAAAAAGTATTCACTGCACAATAAAAACCTAAGTTCATATACCCAACATCCACATATCACTAGATAATGAATGCCAGGCATCTTTCACCCCCCCAGAGATCTTATGGACAAGTGGGTGGTGAATTCCCAGAATCTCTGTGTTACTTACCTGGCCCACAtagtacagaaaaaaaagagacccAACAGAAACAAAGTGGAAATTCAGGACTAATGTAACAGGTTGAAATCTGACATCTACATACACTCAATGATGTATATGTGCCTATATTCacaggcataaacacacacacacacacacacaaacaaatttaaataacTCCTCCTATATCAAATAATGATGAGAATATAAATACACTAGaatgtaaattttaataataaaatattgtgacAAACATGTCCTGCACACAGATGGAATTCCATTCTTTGCTCGTCTTATTCTTATTCTCAGTCTCTCCTGGGAAAGCAAAGCTCTCACTGGAGATCCTGCCAGGAACATGCTCATTTCTGGCACTGAGATGCAAAGGCAGCTCCAGTTTTGTGACTCCTTGGTGAAATTCCTGTGACTGCAAAAGTCTGAATGTAAAAGCAGATCAGGACAAGTTCCTTCAGGTcggcaccagcaccaggtcacgtTGGGCACAGAATCGGCAGAGaccccccacggtccctagaggactctccactcaaTCTTAGGATAA includes:
- the LOC110317020 gene encoding vomeronasal type-1 receptor 45, which gives rise to MSEILFFSPQPLFLHMMNKNSRFHTHSNIKNTFFLEIGIGISGNSFLLLFHIRKFIRGHRPRLTDLPIGLLSLIHLLMLLVMAFIATDIFISWREWDDIICKFLVYLYRVLRGLSLCTISMLSVLQAIILSPRSSCLAKFKHKSHHHISRGIIFLSVLYMLISSHILLSIIATPNLTRNDFLYVTQSCSILPLSYLMQSMYSTLLALREFFLISLMVLSTLYMVVLLCRHRKQAQNLQGTSLSLKASAEQRATQTILMLMTFFVLMSIFDSIVSCSRTMFLDDPTSYSIHIFVMHIYTTVSPFVFISTEKQIVNILRG